The Amycolatopsis japonica nucleotide sequence CGGTGCCGACGAGGTGATGATCCTCCTCGCCGAAGACGGCGAGAAGGGAACGCGGCCGTTGACGGTCACCGCGGTGAGCGGCGGACGGCAGGGTCCGCTACGGGGGAAGCAGGTCTCCGGCGAGCATCCCGTGCTCGACGAGATCTTCGCCGGCGGGCAGCCCTGTCTCATCGCCGACCTCGGCACCGTGTTCGGTTCGGCGGACAAGGCGCTTTCCGGCCCCGGAGCGCTGGCGCCGTTGACCAGCGCGTCGGGTGTCGGCGGCGTGCTGGTCGCCAGCCGGGAGAAGGGCACGCAGCAGTTCAAGGCCGACCAGATCCCGATGTTGTCGTCGTTCGGCGACCAGGCGGCGGTGGCGCTCGAGTTCGCCGAAAAGCAGCGCAACCAGCGCCTCCTGGACGTGCTCGCCGACCGGGACCGGATCGCGCAGGACCTTCACGATCACGTCATCCAGCGGCTTTTCGCCACCGGTATGAGCCTCCAGAGCATCCTGCCGAGAGTGCCGGACGACTTCGCCCGCAACCGGGTCACGCAGGCCGTCGAACAACTCGACCGGACCGTTCGCGAGATCAGGACCTCGATCTTCGACCTGCACACCGCGGGAGCGGGGGAGTCGGCCGGCCTTCGCCGGCGGCTGCTCGACATCGTCACGGAACTGACGACGGCTTCGGCCGTGACACCGTCGGTCCGGATCGCGGGCGCGGTGGACACCCTCGTGCCGGTCGAGGTGTACGAGCACGCCGAGGCCGTCGTCCGTGAGGCGTTGAGCAACGCCATCCGGCACTCCGGCGCGAAAGAGATCTCCGTGACCGTCGAGGCCGGCACCGAACTCGCCATCGAGGTGAGCGACGACGGCGTCGGGCTGCCCTCGTCCGGCAGACGCAGCGGGCTCGACAACCTCTTGCAGCGTGCCGAACGATGCGGCGGATACGCCGAGTTCACCGGCAGGGAAGGCGGCGGGTCCCGGATCACGTGGCGTGTCCCGCTGTCGCACGAAAGCGCCTAGCGGTCGCCGAACAGGCGGAGCCGGTCTTCCTTCTTGAGCTCGTTCGCGAGCACGGCGGCCTGGGTCCGGCGCTGGATGCCGAGTTTGCCGAGGATGCGGGAAACGTAGTTCTTGATGGTCTTCTCCGCCAGGAAGAGCCGTTCGCCGATCTCCCGGTTGGTGAGCCCTTCCCCGATGAGCTCGAAGACGGCTCGTTCCTGCTCGGACAACCCGGCGATCGGATCGTCGCGGTCGTGCTCCCGGCGGATGCGGTTCATCAGGGCGGCGGTGGTGCGGCTGTCGAGCAGTGAGCCGCCTTCGGCGATGGTCCTGATCGCCGAGACGAGGTCGTTGCCGAGCACCTGTTTCAGGACGAAGCCGGAAGCGCCCGCCATGATCGCGGTGAGCAGGGCCTCGTCGTCGGCGTAGGACGTGAGCATCAGGCAACGCAGGTCGGTCCGAGTCGAGAGCAGCTCGCGGCACAGCTCGATGCCGGTGCCGTCCGGGAGGCGGACGTCCAGCACCGCGATGTCGGTTTCGGTCGCGGGAATCCGGGTGAGCGCTTCGGAGACCGACGCGGCTTCGCCGGAGATCTCGATGTCCGGCTCGCTGCCGAGCAGATCGGACAGCCCCCGCCGGACGATCTCGTGATCGTCGACCAGGAACACCTTGGTCACCATGGCTCGTCCTCCCGCCGCAGGGTCCTGGCCGTGCTGCCGAACCTACTCCGGCACGCGGGGCGGCACAGCGGTCTGGACGTCCCGGCGTCGTAGGGCTTTGGTCCCGGAGATCGGAGCCGTCCGCACCTGCGCACCGGACCCGGGGTGGCGCACGGTGGATTCGAGCACGGCGCCACCGCGGAGGGCAGGGAGCATGGAGCGACGAGAGAACTGGTCGACGGGGGAGACGGAGGTTCTGGCACGGACCTTGCTTCGGGCGCCCTCGGTGCACAACACCCAGCCGTGGATCCTGGAGTTCGACGGCGGCAGGCTCCTGTTGATCGAACGCCGTGATCTGACCCTCCCGGAACACGATCCGCTGGGCCGCGACCGGGTGATCTCCTGCGGCGCCGCCCTCACGAACCTGGAGCTCGCCGTCCGTGTGCTCGGCTACGCACCGCGCACGGAGGCCTTCCCGGAACCGGGCCGCCCGGAAGTGGTCGCGTCGGTCACGCCAGGCGAGCGTGCGTTGCCGTCCGCGGACGATCTGCACCGCTACTCGGCCATCGAACGACGGCGCAGCCACCGGCGGCGGTTCGCCGGCCGACCGGTCTCGCGTCAGCGGATCGGCGAGCTGGCGGACACCGCCGCTTCGGCGGGCGTCGAAGCCAGGCCGATCCGTGACGAGCTGGAACTGGTTCGCGTCGCCGAACTGCTCGAATTCGCGGCGGAGGCCCATCAGCACGACCACGGATACCAGCGCGAGCTCGCCCTGTGGACGATCCGGGACGAGGTCTCGCATCGACACGGTGTGGGGCTCGCCGCGACGGCGCTTCCTCCGGGCTCGCTGCCCTGGGCGGGCTTGGTCCGGCCGTCGACGGCGTTGCCGGACAGCGTGATCCTGACCCATCGGCTGACGGAAGAGACGTTGCTCGTCTTCTTGACCCTCGACGACACTCGCCACGACCACCTGGCCGTGGGGCAGGCCGTGCAGCGCACTTGGCTTGACGCGGTCGACGGAGGTCTCGTCGGCTCGGTGCTGACCCAGCCGCTGCACCTGCCCGAAGTGCGTTCCGCGTTGTGCGAGGATCTCGAACTCGCCGGTTTCCCGCAGGTGCTCATGCGGCTCGGCTATCCCGCCGGTGCGGTGCCGTCCAGCCCGCGTCGCGCGATCGACGAAATACTCGGTCGCGGTTTCTGAACCCGAGCCTCCACAAAGGACATACGACGACTCGGTCCACGATATGGGACCGCGCGTCGTCATGTCCTCTTTCCGAACAGTGGGAAAAATGCTGGGTTTCGGCCGCCGCGCGCGGCATGGTCATTTTGACGGGTTCCTCCTCGGCTTCGGGCGGGTAAAAGGATCTCGTAATCTCCGGCGAGTGGGGAAATTCGTTCCGTTTTGTCACGCCGTCGTTCTCCCGAATTTCGAAGTCACTGCGAATACGTCATTCGTCTGCCCTAATTCCATCGAACTCGGCTGTTTGCCGTCATAACCTTGCGCACTGTCGTCGGGTTATGGCCTGGGAGAAACGGACGACCGATCTTTCGTACTTACGGAGGTACCCGTGGAAAGTGTCCCGCACTACTTTCCAAACCTGTCACCTCCGCCAGGGCATCTTGTCCGGCAGGTACTTCCGAACTCCGC carries:
- a CDS encoding sensor histidine kinase, which codes for MASEPSPAGGHPPPSAAVLTGLRLDELLHEVQERLSEIVKTRDRLQGLLDAVLAVGTGLELDSTLQRIVQAAVELVDAQYGALGVLGDEDGLSQFVYVGIEQDVRETMGHLPEGRGLLGLLIEDPQPVRVPDLSAHPASVGFPANHPPMHSFVGVPVRVRDEVFGNLYLTEKRGAAEFTADDEVVLQALAAAAGVAIDNARLFERSRTRERWLEAVAKVNGELLGGASVVDTLALIVGSVRELAGADEVMILLAEDGEKGTRPLTVTAVSGGRQGPLRGKQVSGEHPVLDEIFAGGQPCLIADLGTVFGSADKALSGPGALAPLTSASGVGGVLVASREKGTQQFKADQIPMLSSFGDQAAVALEFAEKQRNQRLLDVLADRDRIAQDLHDHVIQRLFATGMSLQSILPRVPDDFARNRVTQAVEQLDRTVREIRTSIFDLHTAGAGESAGLRRRLLDIVTELTTASAVTPSVRIAGAVDTLVPVEVYEHAEAVVREALSNAIRHSGAKEISVTVEAGTELAIEVSDDGVGLPSSGRRSGLDNLLQRAERCGGYAEFTGREGGGSRITWRVPLSHESA
- a CDS encoding response regulator transcription factor, producing MVTKVFLVDDHEIVRRGLSDLLGSEPDIEISGEAASVSEALTRIPATETDIAVLDVRLPDGTGIELCRELLSTRTDLRCLMLTSYADDEALLTAIMAGASGFVLKQVLGNDLVSAIRTIAEGGSLLDSRTTAALMNRIRREHDRDDPIAGLSEQERAVFELIGEGLTNREIGERLFLAEKTIKNYVSRILGKLGIQRRTQAAVLANELKKEDRLRLFGDR
- a CDS encoding Acg family FMN-binding oxidoreductase; amino-acid sequence: MERRENWSTGETEVLARTLLRAPSVHNTQPWILEFDGGRLLLIERRDLTLPEHDPLGRDRVISCGAALTNLELAVRVLGYAPRTEAFPEPGRPEVVASVTPGERALPSADDLHRYSAIERRRSHRRRFAGRPVSRQRIGELADTAASAGVEARPIRDELELVRVAELLEFAAEAHQHDHGYQRELALWTIRDEVSHRHGVGLAATALPPGSLPWAGLVRPSTALPDSVILTHRLTEETLLVFLTLDDTRHDHLAVGQAVQRTWLDAVDGGLVGSVLTQPLHLPEVRSALCEDLELAGFPQVLMRLGYPAGAVPSSPRRAIDEILGRGF